The following proteins come from a genomic window of Candidatus Thiodiazotropha sp. CDECU1:
- a CDS encoding molybdopterin-dependent oxidoreductase yields the protein MSIEKLTQSLNERLNLSRRSFLKSAAVGSASLAAGGLVELKTAKEAKAFAYEPYPTDDQLETVVTSCAHNCGSRHMLVAHKWKDVIVRLSTDDGRYQRDGHFGKDSNEEPQLRACLRGRSYRQRLYSAERLLYPMMRVGKRGEGKFKRISWDEALSYVANKMVEIKDTYGPTALVDQSYAGASYGVLHKSDQIEGLLGRFLGMFGCRTNSWSVPSYQGTTFSSRMTFGTIEDGNEDDTFAHSKLMIMWGWNPAYTFHGGNTFMYMRMAKQRGCKFVLIDPQYTDSAAAYDAWWIPIRPNTDAAMMAGMAHYIFTNNLHDQDFINKFCQGMDAGTMPEWAKDKENFKDYILGKYDNEPKTPEWASKICGVSAKDIIKLADMYARTKPAALKASWAPGRNAYGEQYNRMAAALQAMTGNIGILGGCAEGVGKAWHAEAVAYPYDQYANIWFQSIKSDRWAHCVLNYPNVKREEIGLWPREDKTDGQIPNIKGIFWQGSDWFNQLTNINKEIEAINKLELVVCMDSTITPSGLYADILLPIATHFERHDVALPWYKGHYYIHRPKVIEPMGESKTDFQVFTELAYRIGGDVFGQAFNPKANRDYFHINDNVDEAYLREWWEQKVIAHQHVDMSWDEFKQRGVYKFKLDQPHVAFREQIENGKAFQTPSGKIEILASQLAQITDWKKTMYGYEIPYIPKWIEPWESLNSPKTSEFPFHLISPHPRWRTHSIFNNCSWLRETYEQEVTVNASDAKKLGIKTGDTVEIWNKRGRVVVPTYVTERCMPGVAVLHEGVWIDLDENGVDRAGNPDMLTLDEPSPAGSFAYNTVLCNIKKTDLEHRPGWDQLSTSRAHVFRRDL from the coding sequence ATGAGTATAGAAAAACTGACACAGAGTCTGAATGAGCGATTGAACCTTTCACGGCGTTCATTCTTGAAATCCGCAGCGGTGGGTAGCGCATCTTTGGCTGCCGGAGGTTTGGTGGAACTGAAGACCGCCAAGGAGGCCAAGGCATTTGCCTATGAACCTTATCCGACAGACGATCAACTCGAAACAGTGGTGACCAGTTGCGCCCATAACTGTGGCTCGCGGCATATGCTGGTCGCTCACAAGTGGAAAGATGTAATTGTGCGTCTTTCCACAGATGATGGTCGCTACCAGCGGGATGGCCACTTCGGCAAGGATAGTAACGAAGAACCACAACTGCGGGCCTGCCTGCGTGGACGCTCCTATAGGCAACGTCTCTATTCCGCTGAACGCCTGCTCTACCCGATGATGCGGGTTGGCAAACGGGGTGAGGGTAAATTCAAGCGCATCTCATGGGATGAAGCCCTGAGTTATGTGGCCAACAAGATGGTCGAGATCAAAGACACATATGGTCCGACTGCCCTGGTGGATCAGAGTTATGCCGGAGCCTCATATGGAGTGCTGCATAAATCCGATCAGATCGAGGGCTTGCTGGGCCGCTTCCTGGGGATGTTTGGCTGTCGCACAAACTCCTGGTCGGTTCCCTCTTACCAGGGAACCACCTTCAGTTCGCGGATGACCTTCGGCACCATTGAAGATGGCAATGAAGATGATACTTTCGCCCATTCGAAACTAATGATCATGTGGGGATGGAATCCCGCCTACACCTTCCACGGCGGCAACACCTTCATGTATATGCGCATGGCTAAACAGCGCGGTTGCAAGTTTGTGTTGATCGATCCGCAATACACCGATTCTGCAGCCGCTTACGACGCCTGGTGGATTCCCATCCGACCCAATACCGACGCGGCAATGATGGCGGGCATGGCCCACTATATCTTCACCAACAACCTGCATGATCAGGACTTTATCAATAAGTTCTGCCAAGGCATGGACGCCGGAACCATGCCTGAATGGGCAAAGGATAAGGAGAACTTCAAGGACTATATTCTGGGTAAATACGACAATGAGCCTAAAACCCCGGAATGGGCATCGAAAATCTGCGGTGTGTCGGCCAAAGACATCATCAAACTGGCGGATATGTATGCCCGCACCAAGCCTGCCGCACTGAAGGCATCCTGGGCGCCGGGCAGAAACGCCTATGGCGAGCAGTACAACCGCATGGCCGCAGCCCTGCAGGCGATGACAGGTAATATCGGCATACTGGGTGGGTGCGCTGAAGGTGTCGGCAAGGCCTGGCATGCAGAAGCGGTGGCCTACCCTTATGATCAATACGCCAATATCTGGTTTCAGTCCATCAAATCAGATCGATGGGCTCACTGCGTCCTCAACTATCCCAATGTAAAAAGGGAAGAGATCGGGCTTTGGCCCCGAGAGGACAAAACGGACGGACAGATCCCCAATATCAAGGGCATCTTTTGGCAGGGGTCCGATTGGTTCAATCAGCTTACCAACATCAATAAAGAGATTGAGGCAATCAATAAGCTGGAACTGGTGGTCTGCATGGACTCGACCATCACCCCATCCGGACTGTATGCCGATATCCTGCTGCCCATTGCCACGCACTTTGAGCGGCATGATGTGGCGCTGCCCTGGTATAAAGGCCACTACTATATACATCGCCCCAAGGTCATAGAACCGATGGGAGAGTCGAAGACCGATTTCCAGGTCTTCACGGAACTTGCCTATAGAATCGGTGGCGATGTGTTCGGCCAGGCCTTCAATCCAAAGGCAAACAGGGACTATTTCCATATCAACGATAATGTGGATGAAGCCTATCTCAGGGAGTGGTGGGAGCAGAAAGTCATCGCTCACCAGCATGTGGACATGTCCTGGGATGAGTTCAAACAGCGAGGCGTCTATAAATTCAAACTCGACCAACCGCACGTCGCCTTCAGGGAGCAGATAGAGAATGGGAAAGCGTTCCAGACTCCCTCCGGCAAGATCGAAATTCTTGCCTCACAACTGGCACAGATCACCGACTGGAAAAAAACCATGTATGGCTATGAGATCCCTTATATACCTAAATGGATCGAGCCCTGGGAGTCGTTGAACAGCCCAAAGACCAGTGAATTTCCATTTCATCTGATCTCGCCCCATCCACGCTGGAGAACCCACTCCATATTCAACAACTGCAGCTGGTTACGTGAGACCTATGAACAGGAAGTGACCGTGAACGCCTCGGACGCTAAAAAACTCGGCATCAAAACCGGCGATACGGTTGAGATCTGGAACAAGCGTGGCCGGGTTGTGGTACCGACCTATGTTACAGAACGCTGTATGCCGGGAGTGGCGGTACTGCACGAGGGGGTGTGGATTGATCTGGATGAAAACGGCGTTGACCGGGCGGGAAATCCGGACATGTTAACCCTGGATGAGCCCAGCCCTGCCGGATCATTCGCCTACAACACCGTACTGTGCAATATCAAGAAAACAGATCTGGAGCATCGGCCCGGCTGGGACCAGCTGTCCACTTCACGAGCACATGTCTTTAGGCGTGATCTTTAA